In Drosophila miranda strain MSH22 chromosome XR, D.miranda_PacBio2.1, whole genome shotgun sequence, the genomic window TTTAAGATCGGATTGTAATTAATTCATAAAGATTACTCGTCTTGAGGCACAATCAAGTGCTCGGCTATGGTTGTGCATATGTACCCCAACGAATCATAGAAAAGTCAAAGCAGACTCTTGATTAGTAGCTTAGTAGCCATTCAACCAGCAGCCAGGCAGATAGACACGCCGTCGAAAAAACGTACACAAAACTGGAAACAAATTTCAATGAACATCGAACGACACATTAATTTAGTGCTCTGTCTGCTGACAGCACTCCGTATATCTAAAGGCCACAACATAGGGGGCAtcatcagcggcagcagcagcagcaacggcctCCAAGGCAACGACAGCCTGGAGACGCTGCCCGAGGTGCATGGCAGCAAGTTCTTCTACTTTGGATTCGGCAGCAACATGCTGGCCGAGAGGATACACATACAGAACCCCACTGCCCAGAGGATAGGAGCAGCCCTCCTGGCCGACTATCGGCTGGACTTTGCGCGTGAGGGACCGCGCTGGAGGGGAGCTGTGGGGACAATCGTGCCAACGCCGGGGGATCACACGTGGGGCGCTCTCTGGGAGATCGATGTCAGCAATCTGGATGACATAGACAAGTGAGCAGATCAGAGAGGAAGCGAGAGAGCGGGTGTTTGCTGACGTCTTAACCTTTTCCCATTGCAGCCAGGAGGGCGTTCACCTGGGCATCTATGAGGCACTCACTGTATACGTAAAGCTCCAGAATGAGGAGACTGCCACCGCGGCCCGTGCCTATATGCTGACCAAGGCCCACCAGCCGGAGAGCAATCTGTACCACATGAATCCCGATGAAGTGCCCCAAGACCGACAGCCGTCAAAGACCTATCTCCAGTGCCTGATCAAGGGTGCCATAGAGAGCTCGATACCCGACGAGTATGTCGTCCGATTGCGCTCAATCAAACACAACGGCAGGGTGGCCAGCAATCTGGAGGAGAGGCTGGGATTGCAAGATGTTTTCCTTCCATAATTATAAAGTATAACTGCGATACCTACAGTAGCTACTATATAAAGAGTACCACTCTATAAGGAACCAAACAAATTCCCGAAGGATATCTAGTCTAAA contains:
- the LOC108153030 gene encoding gamma-glutamylcyclotransferase codes for the protein MNIERHINLVLCLLTALRISKGHNIGGIISGSSSSNGLQGNDSLETLPEVHGSKFFYFGFGSNMLAERIHIQNPTAQRIGAALLADYRLDFAREGPRWRGAVGTIVPTPGDHTWGALWEIDVSNLDDIDNQEGVHLGIYEALTVYVKLQNEETATAARAYMLTKAHQPESNLYHMNPDEVPQDRQPSKTYLQCLIKGAIESSIPDEYVVRLRSIKHNGRVASNLEERLGLQDVFLP